The Watersipora subatra chromosome 1, tzWatSuba1.1, whole genome shotgun sequence genome has a window encoding:
- the LOC137409734 gene encoding uncharacterized protein codes for MDFEFSRVLTEENNVLIVGDGDLSFSVAFITRYPDVNLTATNLESDEIMLSKYPNFVSNQSYLRNQGASVSTGVDATQLQQYFQPQQFSHILFNFPHVGGKSNIKKNRQLLDSFFRSAVDHIRENGKILVTLCKGQGGTEADQPRREWCNSWQVTAKAANAGLLLISVDKFLGNVMFEAYLSTGFRSQNKRFHTEGSMVHKFVKSPRLPQASSDLAPGMWMSEGSILQSLIDSISHSWNIVTEAAKTPHHVNHYLEYYCPQTVIFSGTNQPHSPIHYVNKFHLTHDNDIVTLVTTGGEEVIVGRWTSDHLTMCMVDVLKRVYATEDLRYFSNGRLLACDFHTLATGEIEVDIETPISIYPPEYRFDISFWLPKTGYTMADFLALVYRVSRHFVREVTLIDTYTDIESARTSHCYSIVYQSLDMPASYTDAYSYYQCLRESAADALCVTLR; via the exons ATGGATTTTGAGTTCAGTCGTGTTCTAACGGAAGAAAACAATGTGCTCATAGTTGGTGATGGCGACTTATCCTTCTCCGTCGCATTTATTACTCGCTATCCTGATGTCAATCTCACAGCTACAAACTTGGAGAGCGACGAAATAATGCTGTCCAAATACCCAAACTTTGTCTCCAACCAATCATATCTCCGTAACCAGG GGGCATCTGTGAGCACTGGAGTCGATGCAACACAACTCCAGCAGTATTTTCAACCCCAACAGTTTTCTCACATCCTTTTCAACTTTCCCCATGTTGGAGGAAAGTCAAACATTAAAAAGAACAGGCAACTGCTGGATTCATTCTTTCGGAG CGCGGTGGACCACATTAGAGAGAATGGCAAAATTCTTGTGACTTTATGTAAAGGTCAAGGCGGTACAGAAGCTGACCAACCGCGCAGAGAGTGGTGTAATAGTTGGCAGGTTACAGCTAAAGCAGCCAATGCAGGACTTCTTCTTATATCTGTTGATAAATTTCTGGGCAATGTGATGTTTGAGGCGTATCTGTCTACTGGATTCAG AAGTCAGAACAAGAGGTTTCATACTGAAGGTTCTATGGTACACAAGTTTGTCAAGTCACCTCGGTTGCCTCAGGCCTCCAGCGATCTTGCCCCAGGAAT GTGGATGTCAGAAGGCAGCATTTTGCAGTCTCTTATCGACTCCATTTCTCATTCATGGAATATAGTGACAGAGGCTGCTAAGACGCCTCATCATGTAAACCATTACCTGGAGTACTACTGTCCACAAACTGTGATATTTAGTGGCACTAATCAGCCACACTCACCAATTCACTATGTGAACAAATTTCACTTGACTCATGACAATGATATCGTTACTTTAGTCACAACTGGTGGTGAGGAAGTCATAGTTGGTAGGTGGACTTCTGATCACCTGACCATGTGTATGGTTGATGTCTTGAAAAGAGTTTATGCAACTGAGGACCTCCGATATTTCTCAAATGGCCGTCTGCTAGCTTGTGACTTTCATACATTAGCAACAGGAGAAATAGAAGTTGATATTGAGACCCCTATCAGCATCTATCCACCGGAATATAGGTTCGATATTAGCTTCTGGCTACCAAAGACTGGGTATACAATGGCTGACTTTTTGGCACTCGTATACCGAGTGTCACGGCATTTTGTGAGAGAAGTGACCCTTATAGATACATACACAGACATAGAGAGCGCAAGGACTAGTCACTGCTATAGCATTGTATATCAATCCTTAGATATGCCCGCCTCGTATACTGATGCGTACTCATATTATCAGTGTTTAAGGGAGAGCGCAGCTGATGCCCTCTGTGTTACACTGAGGTAG